A region of Maniola jurtina chromosome 7, ilManJurt1.1, whole genome shotgun sequence DNA encodes the following proteins:
- the LOC123866905 gene encoding uncharacterized protein LOC123866905 isoform X2, translating to MELVILKARAQLNRLVLERRSKERSGRAGGGGGARAAGRERGMAPARAAPATAAPWLNATLAFNLSRINSTFDTDYELLNASSSDEHDNHWFCAKWTSAQQDLFQAANLCFAIAFLAPKSFKQSILVLRALIAAGAVLMGMWAGAEVCAPDVLAWSLALVLVNSIHTVFLIIRMRVSCDETLLHYIQPYQFVDSPEWEANREQSDDVFQVTVIAEEVCTCVCWPRMRLERVLRHRPALKVVLDCLIGKDITHKLYAVSEGLGAGVSGENEGPPAHLTRSASVDAVHEGARGRLRSAAWRAKSSTSGRGSSYWQPMVARQFLRQSPFGRGVVPPPRLLTQTSSASLQPPAPRRSPPRRATSCRRSREVKFAEVATAAEPAV from the exons ATGGAGTTGGTAATACTGAAAGCGCGAGCCCAACTGAATCGTCTCGTGTTGGAGCGGCGGAGCAAAGAGCGCTCGgggcgcgcgggcggcggcggtggcGCGCGGGCGGCGGGGCGCGAGCGCGGCATGGcgcccgcccgcgccgcgccggcGACCGCCGCGCCCTGGCTCAACGCCACGCTAGCCTTCAACCTCTCCCGCATCAACTCCACCTTCGACACCGACTACGAGCTGCTCAACGCCAGCTCCAGCGACGAGCACGACAACCACTGGTTCTGCGCCAAGTGGACTAGCGCGCAGCAGGATCTCTTTCAG GCTGCAAATCTTTGCTTCGCAATAGCATTTCTGGCACCCAAGAGTTTCAAGCAGAGCATTTTGGTGCTGCGAGCGCTAATCGCGGCGGGCGCCGTACTCATGGGCATGTGGGCGGGCGCCGAGGTCTGCGCGCCCGACGTCCTAGCGTGGAGCCTCGCACTTGTTCTAGTCAACTCTATACACACTGTTTTCTTAATTATAAG GATGCGAGTGAGTTGTGATGAAACGCTTCTTCATTATATACAGCCTTACCAGTTCGTTGACTCGCCGGAGTGGGAAGCGAACCGCGAACAGTCAGACGACGTCTTCCAG GTGACAGTGATCGCGGAGGAGGTGTGCACGTGCGTCTGCTGGCCGCGCATGCGCCTCGAGCGCGTGCTGCGACACCGCCCTGCGCTCAAGGTCGTGCTCGACTGTCTCATAG GTAAAGATATAACGCATAAGCTGTATGCAGTTAGTGAAGGACTGGGCGCGGGCGTCAGCGGCGAGAACGAAGGTCCGCCGGCGCACCTCACGCGCTCTGCGAGCGTCGACGCAGTGCACGAAGGCGCGCGCGGCCGTCTGCGCAGCGCAGCGTGGCGTGCTAAGTCTTCTACTTCTGGCCGAG GTAGTTCGTACTGGCAACCAATGGTGGCACGGCAGTTCCTCAGACAGTCGCCGTTCGGGCGCGGCGTGGTGCCGCCGCCGCGGCTGCTGACGCAGACGTCGTCGGCGAGCCTGCAGCCGCCGGCGCCGCGCCGCagcccgccgcgccgcgcgacGTCGTGCCGCCGCAGCCGCGAGGTGAAGTTCGCGGAGGTGGCCACCGCGGCGGAGCCGGCCGTGTGA
- the LOC123866905 gene encoding blood vessel epicardial substance-like isoform X1: protein MELVILKARAQLNRLVLERRSKERSGRAGGGGGARAAGRERGMAPARAAPATAAPWLNATLAFNLSRINSTFDTDYELLNASSSDEHDNHWFCAKWTSAQQDLFQAANLCFAIAFLAPKSFKQSILVLRALIAAGAVLMGMWAGAEVCAPDVLAWSLALVLVNSIHTVFLIIRFLPPALSLELTDLYLKLFKPLKVNKKHFQELTREARVIRLEPGEAYAVEEVTPADERLSIILKGKMRVSCDETLLHYIQPYQFVDSPEWEANREQSDDVFQVTVIAEEVCTCVCWPRMRLERVLRHRPALKVVLDCLIGKDITHKLYAVSEGLGAGVSGENEGPPAHLTRSASVDAVHEGARGRLRSAAWRAKSSTSGRGSSYWQPMVARQFLRQSPFGRGVVPPPRLLTQTSSASLQPPAPRRSPPRRATSCRRSREVKFAEVATAAEPAV from the exons ATGGAGTTGGTAATACTGAAAGCGCGAGCCCAACTGAATCGTCTCGTGTTGGAGCGGCGGAGCAAAGAGCGCTCGgggcgcgcgggcggcggcggtggcGCGCGGGCGGCGGGGCGCGAGCGCGGCATGGcgcccgcccgcgccgcgccggcGACCGCCGCGCCCTGGCTCAACGCCACGCTAGCCTTCAACCTCTCCCGCATCAACTCCACCTTCGACACCGACTACGAGCTGCTCAACGCCAGCTCCAGCGACGAGCACGACAACCACTGGTTCTGCGCCAAGTGGACTAGCGCGCAGCAGGATCTCTTTCAG GCTGCAAATCTTTGCTTCGCAATAGCATTTCTGGCACCCAAGAGTTTCAAGCAGAGCATTTTGGTGCTGCGAGCGCTAATCGCGGCGGGCGCCGTACTCATGGGCATGTGGGCGGGCGCCGAGGTCTGCGCGCCCGACGTCCTAGCGTGGAGCCTCGCACTTGTTCTAGTCAACTCTATACACACTGTTTTCTTAATTATAAG GTTTCTTCCACCGGCGTTGTCATTAGAGCTGACAGATTTGTACCTGAAACTATTCAAGCCTCTGAAAGTGAATAAGAAGCACTTTCAGGAGTTAACACGAGAAGCGAGGGTCATCCGACTTGAGCCGGGCGAGGCGTATGCGGTCGAAGAAGTGACGCCAGCGGACGAAAGATTATCCATAATATTAAAGGGAAA GATGCGAGTGAGTTGTGATGAAACGCTTCTTCATTATATACAGCCTTACCAGTTCGTTGACTCGCCGGAGTGGGAAGCGAACCGCGAACAGTCAGACGACGTCTTCCAG GTGACAGTGATCGCGGAGGAGGTGTGCACGTGCGTCTGCTGGCCGCGCATGCGCCTCGAGCGCGTGCTGCGACACCGCCCTGCGCTCAAGGTCGTGCTCGACTGTCTCATAG GTAAAGATATAACGCATAAGCTGTATGCAGTTAGTGAAGGACTGGGCGCGGGCGTCAGCGGCGAGAACGAAGGTCCGCCGGCGCACCTCACGCGCTCTGCGAGCGTCGACGCAGTGCACGAAGGCGCGCGCGGCCGTCTGCGCAGCGCAGCGTGGCGTGCTAAGTCTTCTACTTCTGGCCGAG GTAGTTCGTACTGGCAACCAATGGTGGCACGGCAGTTCCTCAGACAGTCGCCGTTCGGGCGCGGCGTGGTGCCGCCGCCGCGGCTGCTGACGCAGACGTCGTCGGCGAGCCTGCAGCCGCCGGCGCCGCGCCGCagcccgccgcgccgcgcgacGTCGTGCCGCCGCAGCCGCGAGGTGAAGTTCGCGGAGGTGGCCACCGCGGCGGAGCCGGCCGTGTGA